The Mucilaginibacter yixingensis genome window below encodes:
- a CDS encoding cold-shock protein codes for MQKQGTVKFFNNQKGFGFISQQDSKSEIFVHATGLIDQINENDEVSYEVEEGKKGLNAINVKVI; via the coding sequence ATGCAAAAACAAGGAACTGTGAAATTTTTCAATAACCAAAAGGGATTTGGATTTATTTCACAACAAGACAGCAAGAGCGAAATTTTCGTTCATGCCACCGGGCTTATCGACCAGATCAATGAGAATGATGAGGTAAGCTACGAAGTTGAAGAAGGCAAGAAAGGCCTGAATGCGATCAATGTAAAAGTTATCTAA